Proteins encoded by one window of Massilia sp. NR 4-1:
- a CDS encoding flagellar biosynthetic protein FliR encodes MEDLLAQLLPWLNALWWPFVRVLAFLSAAPVLGEAMVPVTVRILVALVLAVVMLPLTQGAPSIDPLSLQAVAATLEQAVIGGVLGLAFHFAMSVILLLGFVVSSQMGLSLAVMNDPLNGQSSDVVSSLLLMMTILIFFSVDGHLVLAGVIGASFQAWPPGAGWPGPLLLQTVAFNVAWIFSAAMLLAIPIVFATVVVQLGFGFLNRVAPTLNLFSLGFSVITIFGLLMLGQVVRSIPAHYVRMTAQILDMIQVQMRTAGHG; translated from the coding sequence ATGGAAGACCTCCTGGCCCAGTTGCTGCCTTGGCTGAACGCCCTGTGGTGGCCCTTCGTGCGCGTGCTGGCCTTCCTCTCGGCCGCGCCGGTGCTGGGCGAGGCCATGGTGCCGGTCACGGTGCGCATCCTGGTGGCGCTGGTGCTGGCCGTGGTGATGCTGCCGCTGACGCAGGGCGCGCCCAGCATCGATCCCTTGTCGCTGCAGGCGGTGGCGGCCACGCTGGAGCAGGCCGTCATCGGCGGCGTGCTGGGCCTGGCTTTCCACTTCGCCATGTCGGTCATCCTGCTGCTCGGCTTCGTGGTGTCAAGCCAGATGGGCCTGTCGCTGGCGGTGATGAACGATCCGCTCAACGGCCAGTCCTCGGACGTGGTCTCGTCGCTGCTGCTGATGATGACGATCCTGATCTTCTTCAGCGTCGACGGCCATCTGGTGCTGGCCGGCGTGATCGGCGCCAGCTTCCAGGCCTGGCCGCCGGGCGCCGGCTGGCCAGGTCCGCTGCTGCTGCAGACCGTGGCCTTCAATGTGGCCTGGATCTTCTCGGCCGCCATGCTGCTGGCGATCCCCATCGTGTTCGCCACCGTGGTGGTGCAGCTGGGCTTCGGCTTCCTCAACCGCGTGGCGCCGACCCTCAACCTGTTCTCGCTCGGCTTCTCGGTGATCACGATATTCGGCCTGCTGATGCTGGGCCAGGTGGTGCGTTCGATTCCCGCCCATTATGTGCGGATGACGGCGCAGATTCTGGACATGATCCAGGTGCAGATGCGGACGGCGGGCCATGGCTGA
- the fliI gene encoding flagellar protein export ATPase FliI: MIADALRKLELDEVPLATPTGRLVGASGLLLEAVGCPLYTGQRCQIETVDGSWLDAQVVGFRDKLSFLMPFKKAAGLTTGARVLPGSDKLSLQIGAGWLGRMVNGLGEPIDGLGKLGGDFPLEMQPPRVHPLKKKPVTAPLDVGVRAINAMLTLGQGQRVGLMAGSGVGKSVLLGLITRQTVADVVVVGLIGERSREVREFVEMSLGPDGLRKAVLVIAPADESPLMRIMATELCHSIAAHFRDQGKNVLLLVDSLTRYAMALREVALALGEPPATKGYPPSVFSNLPQLVESAGNGENPEGSMSAIYTVLAEGDDQQDPVVDTARAILDGHIVLTRELAERGHYPAIDVAASISRCMNHVISKEHMQAARALKATMARHERVRDLIPLGAYVPGADPVTDRAVNLHPHIEEFLCQGTKEAAPYLPCVEELERLMA, from the coding sequence ATGATAGCCGATGCCTTGCGCAAGCTGGAGCTGGACGAAGTGCCGCTGGCGACCCCGACGGGCCGCCTGGTGGGTGCCTCCGGCTTGCTGCTCGAGGCCGTCGGCTGCCCGCTGTACACCGGCCAGCGTTGCCAGATCGAGACGGTCGACGGCAGCTGGCTCGATGCGCAAGTGGTCGGTTTCCGTGACAAACTGTCGTTTTTGATGCCGTTCAAGAAAGCGGCCGGCCTGACCACCGGCGCCCGCGTGCTGCCCGGCTCGGACAAGCTCAGCCTGCAGATCGGCGCCGGCTGGCTGGGCCGCATGGTCAATGGCCTGGGCGAGCCGATTGACGGCCTGGGCAAGCTGGGCGGCGACTTCCCGCTCGAGATGCAGCCGCCGCGCGTGCATCCGCTGAAGAAAAAACCCGTCACCGCGCCGCTCGACGTGGGCGTGCGCGCCATCAATGCCATGCTGACCCTGGGCCAGGGCCAGCGCGTCGGCCTGATGGCCGGCTCCGGCGTCGGCAAGTCGGTGCTGCTGGGCCTGATCACGCGCCAGACCGTGGCCGATGTGGTGGTGGTCGGCCTGATCGGCGAACGTTCGCGCGAGGTACGCGAATTCGTCGAAATGTCGCTCGGGCCGGACGGCTTGCGCAAGGCCGTGCTGGTGATCGCGCCGGCCGACGAATCGCCGCTGATGCGCATCATGGCCACCGAACTGTGCCATTCGATCGCGGCCCATTTCCGCGACCAGGGCAAGAATGTCCTGCTGCTGGTCGATTCCCTGACCCGTTACGCCATGGCCTTGCGCGAAGTGGCGCTGGCCCTGGGCGAGCCGCCCGCCACCAAGGGTTATCCGCCGTCGGTGTTCTCCAACCTGCCGCAGCTGGTGGAATCGGCCGGCAACGGCGAGAACCCGGAGGGCAGCATGAGCGCCATCTACACCGTGCTGGCCGAAGGCGACGACCAGCAGGACCCGGTGGTCGATACCGCGCGCGCCATCCTCGACGGCCATATCGTGCTGACGCGCGAGCTGGCCGAGCGCGGCCACTACCCGGCCATCGACGTCGCCGCCTCGATCAGCCGCTGCATGAACCATGTGATCAGCAAGGAACATATGCAGGCGGCGCGCGCGCTGAAAGCGACCATGGCGCGCCACGAACGGGTGCGCGACCTGATTCCGCTGGGCGCCTATGTGCCCGGCGCCGACCCGGTGACCGACCGGGCCGTCAACCTGCATCCCCATATCGAAGAATTCCTGTGCCAGGGCACCAAGGAAGCGGCGCCCTATCTCCCCTGCGTGGAAGAACTTGAAAGGCTGATGGCATGA
- a CDS encoding FliM/FliN family flagellar motor switch protein: MHRLPVFAGQLREDLVQAMRLAMNRRYWGSMQVSDVAFSRLDGSEAARRWLNFSAPAGNLSFAIERKVLLSILNYRYGRGKGADTVPDEGQVRVTATEERLAVVLGQQLAGTLAGRIEVNLPPSDKPAAEEIKPLPSVQPPRGSWIITVTVSVSEAASGLSGSVWFALDKTMMSDVLRGLLPERESKRGGKSAAPLASRLQVGLNGRLVNKEITLGALFDLSVGDVIPVSLHRADVLLEDSRLFTAAVTEHKGKLCLTSFEDIE, from the coding sequence GTGCACCGCCTGCCCGTGTTTGCCGGCCAGCTGCGCGAGGATCTGGTACAGGCCATGCGCCTGGCCATGAACCGGCGCTACTGGGGCAGCATGCAGGTCAGCGACGTGGCGTTCAGCCGCCTCGACGGCAGTGAGGCAGCGCGCCGCTGGCTCAATTTCTCGGCCCCGGCCGGCAACCTGTCGTTCGCCATCGAGCGCAAGGTCCTGCTCAGTATTCTCAACTACCGTTACGGCCGCGGCAAGGGCGCCGACACCGTGCCCGACGAGGGCCAGGTGCGCGTCACGGCGACCGAAGAGCGCTTGGCTGTTGTTTTGGGGCAACAGCTGGCCGGCACCCTGGCCGGCCGCATCGAGGTCAACCTGCCGCCCAGCGACAAGCCGGCGGCCGAAGAGATCAAACCGCTGCCGTCGGTGCAGCCGCCGCGCGGCAGCTGGATCATCACCGTCACCGTCAGCGTCAGCGAGGCGGCCAGCGGCCTGAGCGGCAGCGTCTGGTTTGCGCTGGACAAGACCATGATGTCGGACGTGCTGCGCGGCCTGCTGCCCGAGCGCGAAAGCAAGCGCGGCGGCAAGAGCGCTGCGCCGCTGGCGAGCCGCCTGCAGGTGGGCTTGAACGGCCGCCTGGTGAACAAGGAAATCACGCTGGGCGCCTTGTTCGACCTGAGCGTGGGCGATGTGATTCCGGTCAGCCTGCACCGCGCCGATGTCCTGCTGGAAGATTCGCGCCTGTTCACGGCCGCCGTGACCGAGCACAAGGGAAAACTCTGCCTAACCTCTTTTGAAGATATCGAATGA
- the fliF gene encoding flagellar basal-body MS-ring/collar protein FliF, whose amino-acid sequence MINTLKSAFGRWRSDNPEAAPALSPALLKTLYPLLLLAIGITALVLMFLWKDQSAYKPVFGAREKVVAADMMHVLDAENIPYRVHPDSGQVMVPEGMLGKVRMLLASKGVTAQLPAGLELMDKNDPLGVSQFVQDVRFRRGLEGELAQSIMTLDAIASARVHLSIAKSTSFVSSDGDKSSASVVVATKPGRQLSPETIAAVVNMVAGSVASLNPARVSLVDQAGNLLSAHVDLADGYDANAANSESGKRIQDEIRGNIKGLLGPIVGDDNFRISVTAAVDNDKVEETVEKYGETPKVTSEAMRDEQDRNRMVMGVPGTLSNRPPQQAAAEAGNPAPNAAAAGAAPGAAGAAPGALPDGTARKNATTRQYAYDRSITQTKRARGRLERQSVAVVLAHAAAPTPKTGWSANELANIDKVLRNGLGINTERGDTLVVTAMNFPPKAAAVPWWQERDNVVDFSAWIGYAVAALLGYLLLARPLLRLLTARFAPAKPRTAAERRAISASTVGAAAGEGAALPGAAGATPAATAAALGAPEGAAGEKTGELDGAGMPVVPLLENYDLPPTGSSVDVMVDHLKVLAEKEPERVAEVVKQWMQKNGRSHSPQ is encoded by the coding sequence GTGATCAACACCCTCAAGTCCGCTTTCGGACGCTGGCGCTCCGACAACCCGGAGGCGGCGCCAGCGCTCTCCCCTGCCCTGCTGAAAACCCTGTATCCGCTGCTGCTCTTGGCCATCGGCATCACCGCCCTGGTGCTGATGTTCCTCTGGAAGGACCAGTCCGCCTACAAGCCGGTCTTCGGCGCGCGCGAAAAGGTGGTGGCGGCCGATATGATGCATGTGCTCGACGCCGAGAACATCCCCTACCGCGTCCACCCCGACAGCGGCCAGGTGATGGTGCCCGAAGGCATGCTGGGCAAGGTGCGCATGCTGCTCGCCTCCAAGGGCGTGACGGCGCAGCTGCCGGCCGGCCTGGAATTGATGGACAAGAATGACCCGCTGGGCGTGTCCCAGTTCGTCCAGGACGTGCGCTTCCGGCGCGGCCTGGAAGGCGAGCTGGCGCAATCGATCATGACCCTGGACGCCATCGCCAGCGCGCGCGTCCACCTGTCGATCGCCAAGTCGACCTCCTTCGTCTCGAGCGACGGCGACAAGTCCTCGGCCTCGGTGGTGGTGGCCACCAAGCCGGGCCGCCAGCTGAGCCCGGAAACCATCGCCGCCGTCGTGAACATGGTGGCCGGCAGCGTGGCCAGCCTGAATCCGGCGCGCGTCAGCCTGGTCGACCAGGCCGGCAACCTGCTGTCGGCCCATGTCGACCTGGCCGACGGCTACGACGCCAACGCCGCCAACAGCGAGAGCGGCAAGCGCATCCAGGATGAAATCCGCGGCAATATCAAGGGCTTGCTCGGTCCGATCGTGGGCGACGACAATTTCCGCATCAGCGTCACCGCCGCCGTCGACAACGACAAGGTGGAAGAGACGGTGGAGAAATACGGCGAAACGCCGAAAGTCACCAGCGAAGCCATGCGCGACGAGCAGGACCGCAACCGCATGGTGATGGGCGTGCCCGGCACCCTGTCCAACCGGCCGCCGCAGCAGGCCGCCGCCGAGGCCGGCAATCCGGCGCCGAATGCGGCCGCCGCCGGCGCCGCCCCCGGTGCCGCCGGCGCCGCGCCGGGCGCCCTGCCCGACGGCACGGCGCGCAAGAACGCCACCACGCGCCAATATGCGTATGACCGCAGCATCACCCAGACCAAGCGCGCGCGCGGCCGCCTGGAGCGCCAGAGCGTGGCCGTGGTGCTGGCCCATGCCGCCGCGCCGACGCCGAAGACCGGCTGGAGCGCCAACGAGCTGGCCAATATCGACAAGGTGCTGCGCAACGGCCTCGGCATCAACACCGAACGCGGCGACACCCTGGTGGTGACGGCCATGAACTTCCCGCCCAAAGCGGCCGCCGTGCCCTGGTGGCAGGAGCGCGACAATGTGGTCGACTTCAGCGCCTGGATCGGCTACGCCGTGGCCGCCCTGCTCGGCTATCTGCTGCTGGCCCGTCCGCTGCTGCGCCTGCTCACCGCCCGCTTCGCGCCGGCCAAGCCGCGCACGGCCGCCGAACGCCGCGCCATCAGCGCCAGCACGGTGGGCGCCGCCGCCGGCGAGGGCGCGGCCCTGCCGGGCGCCGCCGGCGCGACCCCGGCCGCCACGGCGGCCGCCCTCGGTGCGCCGGAAGGCGCGGCCGGCGAGAAAACCGGCGAACTCGATGGCGCCGGCATGCCGGTGGTGCCGCTGCTGGAAAATTACGATCTGCCGCCTACCGGCTCGTCGGTCGACGTCATGGTCGACCACCTGAAGGTGCTGGCAGAGAAAGAGCCCGAACGCGTGGCAGAAGTCGTCAAACAATGGATGCAGAAAAATGGCCGATCTCACTCACCTCAATGA
- the fliQ gene encoding flagellar biosynthesis protein FliQ, with translation MLTPEIAVDLIIEALHMVMIMVMVLVVPGLITGLLVSLVQAATQINEQTLSFLPRLIVTLLAIILTGRWMAGYLMDYCVSIFTRAATLVG, from the coding sequence ATGCTGACTCCTGAAATCGCGGTCGACCTGATCATCGAAGCGCTGCATATGGTGATGATCATGGTCATGGTGCTGGTGGTGCCGGGCCTGATCACCGGCCTGCTGGTGTCGCTGGTGCAGGCCGCCACCCAGATCAATGAGCAGACACTGAGCTTCCTGCCGCGCCTGATCGTGACCCTGCTCGCCATCATCCTGACCGGGCGCTGGATGGCCGGCTATCTGATGGACTACTGCGTGTCCATCTTCACCCGCGCCGCCACCCTGGTCGGCTAG
- a CDS encoding flagellar hook-basal body complex protein FliE, producing MANEIAGLIKADLASLANAAADLAHQAAPVAPAAQFGATAAQPASFAQSMKDAVAGVNAADQAAGQAMADVDAGRSNDLVGAMLASQEASLSFSMLMQVRNKVMGAVDELIKLPL from the coding sequence ATGGCAAATGAAATCGCTGGCCTGATCAAGGCCGATCTGGCGTCGCTGGCAAATGCCGCCGCCGACCTCGCGCACCAGGCCGCCCCCGTGGCGCCGGCCGCCCAATTCGGCGCCACCGCCGCCCAACCCGCTTCCTTCGCCCAGTCGATGAAAGACGCCGTGGCCGGCGTCAACGCGGCCGACCAGGCCGCCGGCCAGGCCATGGCCGACGTCGACGCCGGCCGCTCCAACGACCTGGTCGGCGCCATGCTCGCCAGCCAGGAAGCCAGCCTGTCCTTCTCGATGTTGATGCAAGTGCGCAACAAGGTGATGGGCGCGGTTGATGAACTGATCAAGCTCCCGCTGTAA
- the fliH gene encoding flagellar assembly protein FliH, with the protein MKQFRPYRFPPLAQFTPPPSLRNGAHGGVQVDSAQWQASLSEGFEQGQREGYEAGLQRGQDDGFEAGRSAGTEQGREEGRQEVLAGFEHAARPVDAMLKSLKKLRADYRAAQRKEVVDLVAKVARQVIRAELALQPVQIMALVDETLASMPPTREEIDVFLNPEEMRRINELDPKRAKRWNLIADARLEVGECRIKAGDSEVDAGCHQRLAAVMEQVDNQLQAADTGDEAESEE; encoded by the coding sequence ATGAAGCAATTCCGTCCCTACCGCTTCCCGCCGCTGGCCCAGTTCACGCCGCCGCCCTCGCTGCGCAACGGCGCCCATGGCGGCGTGCAAGTCGATTCGGCCCAGTGGCAGGCCTCGCTCAGCGAAGGCTTCGAGCAGGGCCAGCGCGAAGGCTATGAGGCCGGCTTGCAGCGCGGCCAGGACGACGGCTTCGAGGCCGGCCGCAGCGCCGGCACCGAACAGGGCCGCGAAGAAGGCCGGCAGGAAGTGCTGGCCGGCTTCGAGCATGCCGCGCGCCCGGTCGACGCCATGCTGAAGAGCTTGAAAAAGCTGCGCGCCGATTACCGCGCCGCCCAGCGCAAGGAAGTGGTGGACCTGGTGGCCAAGGTGGCGCGCCAGGTGATCCGCGCCGAGCTGGCGCTGCAGCCGGTGCAGATCATGGCCCTGGTCGACGAGACCCTGGCCTCGATGCCGCCGACGCGCGAAGAGATCGATGTGTTCCTCAATCCAGAAGAGATGCGCCGCATCAACGAACTCGACCCCAAGCGCGCCAAGCGCTGGAACCTGATCGCCGACGCCCGCCTGGAAGTGGGCGAATGCCGCATCAAGGCCGGCGACAGCGAAGTCGATGCCGGATGTCATCAACGGCTTGCCGCGGTCATGGAACAGGTTGATAATCAGCTACAGGCCGCCGATACCGGCGATGAAGCCGAGAGTGAAGAATGA
- a CDS encoding FliM/FliN family flagellar motor switch protein → MNVNPNSASDALLDDMSEEMIIDQVSHELAEAPLAAPKRDLPAMMRKIPVTLTLEVGSARISLEELMQIGPDSVVELDVLAGEPLVIKVNGTAIGRAEVVVAGENYGLKVVDLDGLNLDMMAP, encoded by the coding sequence ATGAATGTAAATCCCAATAGCGCCAGCGACGCCCTGCTGGATGATATGTCGGAAGAGATGATCATCGACCAGGTCAGCCATGAACTGGCCGAGGCGCCGCTGGCCGCGCCCAAGCGCGATCTGCCGGCCATGATGCGCAAGATTCCCGTGACCCTGACCCTGGAAGTGGGCTCGGCCCGCATCTCGCTCGAAGAGCTGATGCAGATCGGCCCCGACAGCGTGGTCGAACTCGACGTGCTGGCCGGCGAACCGCTGGTGATCAAGGTCAACGGCACCGCCATCGGCCGCGCCGAAGTGGTGGTGGCGGGCGAGAACTATGGTTTGAAAGTGGTGGATCTGGACGGCCTCAATCTGGACATGATGGCGCCATGA
- a CDS encoding flagellar motor switch protein FliG, producing MADLTHLNDDAADGLLSPVEQAAIVLLSIGEEPAAAVLRCLSREELLEVTQVMSRMSGIKVESVKLAMQTFFDDYRQQSGVHGASRSYLKRSLDLALGGDIANTVLNNIYGDELRPKMARLQWASAKWLADYIANEHVRMQAVFLAFLPPTLAGQILDALPLEGRDLVLLNLARLDEIDRDLLAELDELVNRCLSSFDMQSTSVEGVRQVAEILNRLPGNRAQIVELLRAHDPEVVEQIELSMYDFLILSTQTEVTLTRIIEEVPLEQWAIALKGAELSIRDAVLRTMPKRQAQAFEDMMRRAGPVPLSRIESTRQEIMATVKALADAGEVEVQLFAETVVE from the coding sequence ATGGCCGATCTCACTCACCTCAATGATGACGCCGCCGATGGCTTGCTGAGCCCGGTGGAACAGGCAGCCATCGTGCTGCTGAGCATAGGCGAAGAGCCGGCCGCGGCCGTGCTGCGCTGCCTCTCGCGCGAAGAGCTGCTCGAAGTGACGCAGGTGATGTCGCGCATGAGCGGCATCAAGGTCGAATCGGTCAAGCTGGCCATGCAGACCTTCTTCGACGATTACCGCCAGCAGTCGGGCGTGCATGGCGCCTCGCGCAGCTACCTCAAGCGCTCGCTCGACCTGGCGCTGGGCGGCGATATCGCGAACACCGTGCTCAACAATATCTACGGCGACGAGCTGCGTCCGAAAATGGCGCGCCTGCAGTGGGCCTCGGCCAAATGGCTGGCCGACTACATCGCCAACGAACACGTGCGCATGCAGGCCGTCTTCCTGGCCTTCCTGCCGCCCACCCTGGCCGGCCAGATCCTCGACGCCCTGCCGCTGGAAGGGCGCGACCTGGTGCTGCTGAACCTGGCGCGCCTGGATGAGATCGACCGCGACCTGCTGGCCGAACTGGACGAGCTGGTCAACCGCTGCCTGAGCAGCTTCGACATGCAGAGCACCAGCGTGGAAGGCGTGCGCCAGGTGGCCGAGATCCTCAACCGCCTGCCCGGCAACCGCGCCCAGATCGTCGAACTGCTGCGCGCCCACGATCCGGAAGTGGTGGAGCAGATCGAACTGTCGATGTACGACTTCCTCATCCTCTCGACCCAGACCGAAGTCACCCTCACCCGCATCATCGAGGAAGTGCCGCTGGAACAGTGGGCCATCGCGCTCAAGGGCGCCGAACTGTCGATCCGCGACGCCGTGCTGCGCACCATGCCGAAACGCCAGGCGCAGGCCTTCGAGGACATGATGCGCCGCGCCGGCCCGGTGCCGCTGTCGCGCATCGAATCGACGCGCCAGGAAATCATGGCCACCGTCAAGGCCCTGGCCGACGCCGGCGAAGTCGAGGTGCAGCTGTTCGCCGAAACGGTGGTCGAATGA
- the fliP gene encoding flagellar type III secretion system pore protein FliP (The bacterial flagellar biogenesis protein FliP forms a type III secretion system (T3SS)-type pore required for flagellar assembly.) gives MTVRRLPGLARPRLGLAVGAVAGAFLLWGACAGAQAQDLLANVVPGAKTDLSVKMQILVIMTLLGLLPILVMMMTSFTRFVIVLSLLRQALGLQQGLPSRVVTGVALILTLLVMKPIGDQVWRDAFLPYDQDKIGLQEALKQAEKPISRFMLAQTSKASLKQIAHLAGEDQVATPAEHGFTVKLAAFVLSELKTAFQIGCMLFIPFLIIDLVVSSVLMAMGMMMLSPLVISLPFKLLLFVLVDGWTLTVNTLVTSIQAY, from the coding sequence ATGACCGTGCGCCGCCTTCCTGGCCTGGCCCGTCCGCGGCTGGGCCTTGCTGTGGGCGCCGTCGCGGGCGCCTTCTTGTTGTGGGGTGCCTGCGCCGGCGCGCAGGCCCAGGATCTGCTGGCCAATGTGGTGCCGGGCGCCAAGACCGACCTGTCGGTGAAGATGCAGATCCTGGTCATCATGACCTTGCTGGGCCTCCTGCCCATCCTGGTCATGATGATGACCAGCTTTACCCGTTTCGTCATCGTGCTGTCGCTGCTGCGCCAGGCCCTGGGCCTGCAGCAGGGCCTGCCCAGCCGCGTGGTGACCGGGGTCGCCCTGATTCTGACCCTGCTGGTGATGAAGCCGATCGGCGACCAGGTCTGGCGCGACGCCTTCCTGCCCTACGACCAGGATAAGATCGGCCTGCAGGAAGCGCTGAAGCAGGCCGAAAAACCGATTTCCCGCTTCATGCTGGCCCAGACCAGCAAGGCCTCGCTCAAGCAGATCGCCCACCTGGCCGGCGAAGACCAGGTGGCCACGCCGGCCGAGCACGGCTTTACCGTGAAGCTGGCCGCCTTCGTGCTGTCCGAACTCAAGACCGCCTTCCAGATCGGCTGCATGCTGTTCATTCCCTTCCTCATCATCGACCTGGTGGTGTCCTCGGTGCTGATGGCGATGGGCATGATGATGCTTTCGCCGCTGGTCATTTCGCTGCCGTTCAAGCTCTTGCTGTTCGTGCTGGTCGATGGCTGGACCCTGACGGTGAACACGCTCGTGACGAGCATCCAGGCTTACTGA
- the fliD gene encoding flagellar filament capping protein FliD, whose translation MAITSPVYDPVPTATKMANKYMAGAVDRQNAAVKGLQSDSAGLTKVSSAIKAFEAALTAMSTKKSVIANAATFSSAVGTATANATASPGSYSFYVEKLATAGQVSYGGITDTTAAGSGTLKLVLGDGSNFTVDLANADKDMNGTLTAKEIAAAINVAANNNSRITASTLTINGQSTLVLSSTATGAANGIASLDTSAVNDPALKAALGAPKVLQGAQDAEVWVGPQGTGQKIIQSSNTFSGMIDGVSMTFTKAQGVGDAPVTLTVGSDSAGTNANVQAFVDAYNKLDAVLRDVTNPGDPKSGLPAGPFAGDSGLLSLRNGMKAAMRQALGAQSLVTYGIKGTRDGNIELDTSRLAKALAADSTSLDKLFGSASLVSPSGVLGSMDKLMDQWTDLSKGQLVTRRGALDKMQIKLTSKQADLDRQYDGVYKRYLDQYTKLQTLQAQMTGSSSLFDALFGNKSSN comes from the coding sequence ATGGCAATCACCAGCCCGGTTTACGATCCAGTCCCCACCGCCACCAAAATGGCGAACAAATACATGGCCGGCGCCGTGGACCGGCAAAATGCCGCCGTCAAGGGCTTGCAATCCGATTCTGCCGGCCTGACCAAGGTCAGTTCCGCGATCAAGGCCTTCGAGGCCGCCCTGACCGCGATGAGCACGAAAAAGAGCGTGATCGCCAACGCCGCCACGTTCAGTTCGGCCGTCGGCACCGCCACCGCCAACGCCACCGCCAGCCCGGGCAGCTATTCCTTCTACGTGGAAAAGCTGGCCACGGCCGGCCAGGTCTCCTACGGCGGCATCACCGACACCACGGCGGCCGGCAGCGGCACGCTCAAGCTGGTGCTGGGCGACGGCAGCAATTTCACAGTCGACCTGGCCAACGCCGACAAGGACATGAACGGCACCCTGACGGCCAAGGAAATCGCGGCCGCGATCAATGTGGCCGCCAACAATAATTCGCGCATCACCGCCTCGACCCTGACCATCAACGGCCAGTCCACGCTGGTGCTGAGTTCGACCGCCACGGGCGCCGCCAACGGCATCGCCAGCCTCGACACCAGCGCCGTCAACGATCCGGCCCTGAAAGCGGCGCTCGGCGCACCCAAAGTGCTGCAGGGCGCGCAGGACGCCGAAGTCTGGGTCGGCCCACAGGGCACCGGCCAGAAAATCATCCAGTCCTCGAATACCTTCAGCGGCATGATCGACGGCGTGAGCATGACCTTCACCAAGGCCCAGGGCGTCGGCGACGCGCCGGTGACGCTGACGGTGGGCAGCGACAGCGCCGGCACCAATGCCAATGTGCAAGCTTTCGTCGACGCCTACAACAAGCTCGATGCGGTACTGCGCGACGTCACCAATCCGGGCGACCCGAAAAGCGGCCTGCCGGCCGGCCCGTTTGCCGGCGACTCCGGCCTGCTCTCGCTGCGCAACGGCATGAAAGCGGCCATGCGCCAGGCGCTGGGCGCGCAAAGCCTGGTCACCTATGGCATCAAGGGCACGCGCGACGGCAACATCGAACTCGATACCAGCCGCTTGGCCAAGGCGCTGGCGGCCGACTCCACCTCGCTCGACAAGCTGTTCGGCAGTGCCAGCCTGGTCAGCCCGAGCGGCGTGCTGGGCAGCATGGACAAGCTGATGGACCAGTGGACCGACCTGAGCAAGGGCCAGCTGGTGACCCGGCGCGGCGCGCTCGACAAGATGCAGATCAAGCTCACCAGCAAACAGGCCGACCTCGACCGCCAGTACGACGGCGTCTACAAGCGTTATCTGGACCAGTACACCAAGCTGCAGACCCTGCAGGCCCAGATGACCGGCAGTTCCAGCCTGTTCGATGCGCTGTTCGGCAACAAGAGCAGCAACTGA
- the fliJ gene encoding flagellar export protein FliJ: protein MKHHNTIRSLHTLVSLRNTEVEKLQAEMAEKNSVRERYQKSLERLTSLYTNSGASGSLPLALSVNCGNYKEAVMQMVDTHRLDLSMHEADMAVSQRALNAAYAKREVLGQVLEKTQQTVRRAQDQQERKKNDELATQLWLRGQKTL, encoded by the coding sequence ATGAAACACCACAACACGATCCGCAGTCTGCACACCCTGGTCTCGCTGCGCAATACGGAAGTGGAAAAGCTGCAGGCGGAAATGGCGGAAAAAAACAGCGTGCGCGAGCGCTACCAGAAGAGCCTGGAGCGCCTGACCAGCTTGTACACCAACAGCGGCGCCAGCGGCAGCCTGCCGCTGGCGCTGTCGGTCAATTGCGGCAATTACAAGGAAGCCGTGATGCAGATGGTCGACACGCACCGGCTCGACCTGTCCATGCACGAGGCCGACATGGCTGTCTCCCAGCGCGCCCTGAACGCCGCCTACGCCAAGCGCGAAGTCTTGGGCCAGGTGCTGGAAAAGACCCAGCAGACCGTGCGCCGCGCGCAAGACCAGCAGGAGCGCAAAAAGAATGACGAACTGGCAACGCAACTGTGGTTGCGCGGGCAAAAAACGCTCTGA